In Gossypium arboreum isolate Shixiya-1 chromosome 6, ASM2569848v2, whole genome shotgun sequence, the following are encoded in one genomic region:
- the LOC108484065 gene encoding uncharacterized membrane protein At1g16860-like: protein MGSRVQSHKLSNGLLVSGRPEQLKERQPTMPSRAVPYTGGDVKKSGELGKMFDIPVFDRSSSSGPPSHPNSNPNSKQHSQVLQPSRASSSSQPNSGSVRSGSNSGPIRKSSGSMPLQPTGLITSGPLSSGLRRSGQLGQVEKMSAVSGKAGYGSAVTSLGEGVRFGFRVSKAVVWVVMIVVAMGLLVGAFLMVAVKKAVVLGVVGAVVVPMGLVLLWNCIWRRKGLLGHMRRYPDAELRGAVDGQYVKVTGVVTCGSIPLESSYQRVPRCVYVSTELYEYRGWGGKSANPKHRYFSWGCRHSEKYVADFYISDFQSGLRALVKAGYGAQVAPFVKPATAVDITKENRDLSPSFLSWLAERNLSSDDRIMRLKEGYIKEGSTVSVMGVVRRHDNLLMIAPPSEPISIGCQGSRCLLPTYVEGLILTCDENQNAEVVPV, encoded by the exons ATGGGTTCTCGGGTTCAGTCTCACAAGCTAAGCAATGGGCTGTTGGTGTCGGGAAGGCCGGAGCAGCTGAAAGAAAGGCAACCGACAATGCCGTCTCGAGCGGTTCCGTACACAGGCGGTGACGTTAAGAAATCCGGCGAGCTTGGTAAAATGTTTGATATCCCAGTGTTTGATCGTTCCTCGTCCAGCGGTCCTCCTTCACATCCCAACTCAAACCCCAACTCCAAGCAGCATTCACAAGTTCTGCAACCTTCAcgtgcttcttcttcttctcagcCGAACAGTGGATCCGTGCGATCTGGGTCTAACTCAGGCCCGATTAGGAAATCCTCCGGGTCCATGCCGCTTCAGCCTACTGGGCTCATCACTTCGGGTCCCCTCAGCTCCGGTCTCAGGAGGTCGGGGCAGCTCGGCCAGGTCGAGAAAATGAGTGCTGTTTCGGGGAAAGCAGGGTACGGGTCGGCGGTGACGAGTCTCGGGGAAGGGGTGAGGTTTGGTTTTAGGGTGTCCAAGGCTGTGGTTTGGGTGGTGATGATAGTTGTGGCGATGGGGTTGTTGGTGGGGGCGTTTCTGATGGTAGCAGTGAAAAAGGCGGTGGTTCTTGGGGTGGTGGGTGCGGTGGTCGTACCCATGGGTTTGGTATTACTCTGGAATTGTATATGGCGAAGAAAAGGCTTGTTGGGGCACATGAGAAGGTACCCAGATGCTGAGCTTAGAGGTGCTGTTGATGGCCAATATGTGAAAGTTACTGGG GTTGTCACCTGTGGCAGCATTCCGTTGGAGTCATCGTACCAGAGGGTGCCCAGATGTGTATATGTTTCCACAGAATTGTACGAGTATAGAGGATGGGGTGGGAAATCTGCAAATCCTAAGCATCGTTACTTCTCCTGGGGATGTAGGCATTCTGAG AAATATGTTGCTGATTTTTACATATCAGATTTTCAATCTGGATTAAGAGCACTAGTCAAAGCAGGCTATGGAGCTCAGGTTGCCCCATTTGTCAAACCAGCTACTGCAGTTGATATAACAAAAGAAAATAGGGACTTATCTCCAAGCTTTTTAAGCTGGTTAGCGGAGAGGAATCTCTCTAGTGATGATCGTATAATGCGCTTAAAGGAGGG TTACATAAAAGAAGGGAGCACTGTAAGTGTGATGGGGGTTGTCCGACGCCATGATAACTTACTCATGATTGCCCCACCATCAGAACCTATCTCAATAGGCTGTCAAGGGAGCCGATGCCTCCTCCCAACATATGTTGAAGGTCTTATTCTAACATGCGATGAGAATCAGAATGCTGAAGTTGTCCCCGTGTAG